From one Pseudomonas sp. S35 genomic stretch:
- a CDS encoding NUDIX hydrolase, translating to MDATQQEAAHRAASDAELICWVDEQDNLLGTLVRSDLRQRGLIGRCTFIFLFNSAGELCVHRRTLSKAMYPGFWDTAAGGMVAAGEAYADSAVRELEEELGVGGVELVEHDHFYFEDGNNRLWCRSYSAVWDGPLRLQPEEVMEARFLPIEIVLQEAEQKPYCPDAQEGLRRYLGSRR from the coding sequence ATGGACGCGACTCAACAGGAGGCCGCGCACCGTGCGGCTTCCGACGCTGAACTGATCTGCTGGGTCGACGAGCAGGACAACCTGCTCGGCACGCTCGTCAGGTCCGACCTTCGCCAGCGCGGCCTGATCGGCCGCTGCACCTTTATCTTCCTGTTCAACTCCGCCGGCGAGCTGTGCGTGCATCGGCGCACGCTGAGCAAAGCCATGTACCCGGGGTTCTGGGACACCGCGGCGGGCGGCATGGTGGCGGCCGGGGAGGCGTATGCCGATTCAGCGGTGCGTGAGCTCGAGGAAGAGCTTGGGGTGGGCGGCGTGGAACTGGTCGAACATGACCACTTCTATTTCGAGGACGGTAACAACCGGCTCTGGTGCCGATCCTATTCCGCCGTGTGGGATGGCCCCTTGCGTTTGCAGCCCGAAGAAGTCATGGAAGCACGCTTTTTGCCCATCGAGATTGTCCTACAGGAGGCCGAACAAAAGCCCTACTGCCCGGACGCGCAAGAGGGCTTGCGGCGCTATCTTGGCTCGCGTCGCTAA
- a CDS encoding translation initiation factor Sui1, with the protein MAKKAASFAALGGLVFSTDAGRHCPDCRQPVDSCTCKQTLIPEGDGIARVRRESKGRGGKTVTTITGVPLAEEALKELATTLKKRCGTGGALKDGVIEIQGEHVELLLAELIKLGYKAKKSGG; encoded by the coding sequence GTGGCCAAAAAAGCCGCATCCTTCGCCGCCCTTGGTGGCTTGGTATTTTCCACCGACGCAGGTCGACACTGCCCGGACTGTCGCCAGCCCGTGGATTCGTGCACCTGCAAACAGACCCTGATCCCTGAAGGCGACGGTATTGCCCGCGTGCGCCGCGAGAGCAAGGGCCGTGGCGGCAAGACGGTGACCACTATCACCGGCGTGCCCCTGGCTGAAGAGGCGCTCAAGGAACTGGCCACCACGCTGAAAAAGCGTTGTGGCACCGGTGGCGCGTTGAAAGACGGGGTCATCGAGATCCAGGGCGAGCACGTCGAATTGCTGTTGGCCGAGCTGATCAAGCTCGGTTACAAGGCCAAGAAGTCCGGCGGCTGA